The genome window CCCATAACCGGCTCTGAAGACTTGATGAGCACATCCACCAGGCCGACAGCCCCGGCCACCGAGCCGATGGACATGGCCCCGGTCATGACAAAGAGGATCTTTAAATTGGCCTCCTCAAAATCATTGGGCTTTAAGATGCCCACCGACGGCAAGAAGAGAAGGGCCATGGGCAAAGCACTCAGTAAGAAGGGGTCCAGGTCCGCCATCGGTGCTAAAATATAGTCAGCCACCAGGACCAGGAGGACAATAAGGGTCGTCCACTCCTGCCGGCTCATCGGGCCCAAGGCTTTTTTATGGGCCAGGAGAGACTCCCGAGCATCCAAACAGCGGCCATTGTCCAGGCGGAAGAATTTCAGCACAATCAAGACGGAAATAAGCATCCAGGCCAGGCTGGGAAGGATATTGCCCAGCATCCATTGGAAATAATCAATATTGCCCGCCACATTCCGGTAAACGCTGTTGATGTAAATCCCGTTGCCTGAGGTGTAGAGCATCAGCCCCGGGCCGCTCATGGCAAAGAAAGCCGCCAAGCCCAGGGCTGTACTTTCCCGGCTCTTAAGGGGAATATCCAGGGCCCGCACAATGCCCAGGGCAATCGTCGTAAAAATCATCGCCCGGGCCATGGGGTCAATAATGATAAAGGCCATGACCACCCCGGCCCCCATAAAGGCCCAGACCAGGCCCTTGAGATTGCAGTCAAAGCGCAAAATAATGCTGTAGGCCATCCGCTTGGCAATCCCCGTTTTATCCGTGGCATAGCCAATGAGTAAAATCGAAATGGTCCCCCAGATGAGACTGTTGAACCAAGGCGCATAAGCCACCTCAGCCGGCGCCGCTCCGGAAAAGAAAAACAAGGACGGCAGAACCGCCCCGACCACTCCGGCGGGAACAATAGAGGTCATCCAGGCCAGGACCCCCCAAAGGGCAATGGCTAGGAAATATTGCATTTTAGGGGCCATATCCAAGGGCAAAAGCCCAAAGATGATGGGAATCCCGAAGACAAGGAACCATAATAAGTACTCTTTCCGAGATGACATTGTAGACATATCCATCCTCCTTTGTGATAGCTATTCATTAGGGCCATCATACCATGTATAAAAATGCTTGATAAGTAGCGACCACTACAAACAAACGTACCTCTAGAAAGGAGGCCGTCTATGAATGACGAGCGCCTTACCGGCAGCCCCTTCCTGACCTTAAAGCCCTTGGGTATGGGCTACCCGCATTGGCCAGCCGCCTTGGCAGACCTGGCTTCTGTCAGCCACCACCCTAAAGGCAGCCGGCTCTCTCAAGTTGGAGACCGGGCAAGCGACATCATCTTTCTCATGAAAGGCAGCATCATGGACAGCATCGCCAATACCAACGGCCTGGAAAAATGCACCCTCACCTTTGCCCCCTACCCACACTGGTTGGCCCCTGCCTGGCACGACCTGCCCCTCCTATACGCCAGCACCGCCTACACCGATGTGACCCTCTGGCAGATCTCCCGAGAAAAATTGAGTAATATAATGAAAGAATCCCCAGAGTTCTTATCCTTCATCATGCGGTTTTTTGCCCTAGAAAGCCGCCGCCTCTACCACCAGTCCTACCTGCAATACACCATGCCCAGCACCATGAAAATCGCCCAGACCCTGGCCTTCTATCATTACCTAAGAGAAGAAGAGGTCATACCGGACTTGCGCTTAACCCAAAGCCTCATCGCCCAACTCAGCGGCGTACACCGGACCAGCGTCGCCCAGAGCCTTCAAACCCTGCGCAGTAAAGGCCTCATAGGCAACCAGCCCGCCAGCCCCTTGACCCAGACCCAAGGCCTGGCCCTGGAGGAATACGCCTTTAAAAGAACCTGACCGGACAGCCGTTAACAAAAATGAAATAAAATGCCCAAAAAGGCAAAAAAAGGGTTGACGGCATAAAATAGTCGTGGTATTATATACAAGCTGTCGCAAACGACAGCAGTTCTTTGAAAACTACACAGCAACGCATACGAAAGATATGCAGATGAGTTTTTCTGTTTATATAGAAAAGGTCA of Peptococcus niger contains these proteins:
- a CDS encoding SLC13 family permease, translated to MSTMSSRKEYLLWFLVFGIPIIFGLLPLDMAPKMQYFLAIALWGVLAWMTSIVPAGVVGAVLPSLFFFSGAAPAEVAYAPWFNSLIWGTISILLIGYATDKTGIAKRMAYSIILRFDCNLKGLVWAFMGAGVVMAFIIIDPMARAMIFTTIALGIVRALDIPLKSRESTALGLAAFFAMSGPGLMLYTSGNGIYINSVYRNVAGNIDYFQWMLGNILPSLAWMLISVLIVLKFFRLDNGRCLDARESLLAHKKALGPMSRQEWTTLIVLLVLVADYILAPMADLDPFLLSALPMALLFLPSVGILKPNDFEEANLKILFVMTGAMSIGSVAGAVGLVDVLIKSSEPVMGQGPIIMTIATFVLAVVANFALTPLAIVFTLTEAITNMALSFGYNPLPIAYALCFGTDVYIFPYEYAILLMCTGFGLMDNKLLIKALCLRTLGAFGILFLVSIPYWYLIGLFA
- a CDS encoding Crp/Fnr family transcriptional regulator; the protein is MNDERLTGSPFLTLKPLGMGYPHWPAALADLASVSHHPKGSRLSQVGDRASDIIFLMKGSIMDSIANTNGLEKCTLTFAPYPHWLAPAWHDLPLLYASTAYTDVTLWQISREKLSNIMKESPEFLSFIMRFFALESRRLYHQSYLQYTMPSTMKIAQTLAFYHYLREEEVIPDLRLTQSLIAQLSGVHRTSVAQSLQTLRSKGLIGNQPASPLTQTQGLALEEYAFKRT